In one Streptomyces sp. NBC_01241 genomic region, the following are encoded:
- the glmS gene encoding glutamine--fructose-6-phosphate transaminase (isomerizing), with translation MCGIVGYIGKRDVAPLLLEGLQRLEYRGYDSAGIVITGKASAGKPAALKMVKAKGRVRELEARVPKRFTGTTGIAHTRWATHGAPSDENAHPHLDADNKVAVVHNGIIDNASELRAKLVADGVVFLSETDTEVLVHLIARAQADTLEEKVREALRSVEGTYGIAVLHADFNDRIVVARNGSPVVLGIGEKEMFVASDVAALVAHTRQVVTLDDGEMATLKADEFRTYTTEGSSTTATPTTVEWEAESYDMGGHDTYMHKEISEQADAVDRVLRGRIDDRFATVHLGGLNLDAREARGVRRIKILGCGTSYHAGQIGAQLIEELARIPADAEPASEFRYRNPVVDPDTLYVAVSQSGETYDVLAAVQELKRKGARVLGVVNVVGSAIAREADGGTYVHAGPEVCVVSTKCFTNTVVAFALLALHLGRIRDLSVADGKRIIEGLRRLPAQISEILANEDEIKKMAAEYADAKSMMFIGRVRGYPVAREASLKLKEVSYIHAEAYPASELKHGPLALIEPAMPTVAIVPDDDLLEKNRAAMEEIKARSGRILAVAHQVQEKADHTIVVPKNENELDPILMGIPLQLFAYHTALAMGRDIDKPRNLAKSVTVE, from the coding sequence ATGTGCGGAATCGTCGGATATATCGGGAAGCGTGATGTGGCTCCGCTGCTGCTGGAAGGGCTGCAGCGGCTGGAGTACCGGGGTTACGACTCCGCGGGCATCGTCATCACCGGCAAGGCGTCGGCCGGGAAGCCCGCCGCCCTGAAGATGGTCAAGGCGAAGGGCCGGGTCCGCGAGCTGGAGGCCCGCGTTCCCAAGCGTTTCACCGGCACCACCGGTATCGCCCACACCCGCTGGGCCACCCACGGCGCCCCGAGCGACGAGAACGCGCACCCGCACCTGGACGCCGACAACAAGGTCGCCGTCGTCCACAACGGCATCATCGACAACGCCTCCGAGCTCCGTGCGAAGCTCGTCGCCGACGGTGTCGTCTTCCTCTCCGAGACCGACACCGAGGTGCTGGTCCACCTGATCGCCCGCGCCCAGGCGGACACCCTGGAGGAGAAGGTCCGCGAGGCGCTGCGCTCGGTCGAGGGCACGTACGGCATCGCCGTTCTGCACGCCGACTTCAACGACCGCATCGTGGTCGCCCGCAACGGCTCCCCGGTCGTCCTCGGCATCGGCGAGAAGGAGATGTTCGTCGCCTCGGACGTCGCCGCGCTGGTCGCCCACACCCGCCAGGTCGTCACTCTGGACGACGGCGAGATGGCCACCCTCAAGGCCGACGAATTCCGCACGTACACGACGGAGGGCTCGTCCACGACGGCCACGCCGACCACCGTGGAGTGGGAGGCCGAGTCGTACGACATGGGCGGCCACGACACGTACATGCACAAGGAGATCTCCGAGCAGGCCGACGCCGTCGACCGGGTGCTGCGCGGCCGGATCGACGACCGGTTCGCCACCGTGCACCTGGGCGGCCTGAACCTGGACGCCCGCGAGGCGCGCGGAGTGCGCCGGATCAAGATCCTGGGCTGCGGCACCTCGTACCACGCGGGCCAGATCGGCGCGCAGCTGATCGAGGAGCTCGCCCGTATCCCCGCGGACGCCGAGCCCGCCTCCGAGTTCCGCTACCGCAACCCGGTCGTCGACCCGGACACCCTGTACGTCGCGGTCTCCCAGTCCGGTGAGACGTACGACGTGCTGGCCGCCGTCCAGGAGCTCAAGCGCAAGGGCGCCCGGGTGCTCGGCGTCGTCAACGTGGTGGGTTCGGCGATCGCCCGCGAGGCCGACGGCGGCACGTACGTCCACGCCGGCCCCGAGGTCTGCGTCGTCTCCACCAAGTGCTTCACCAACACGGTCGTCGCGTTCGCGCTGCTCGCCCTGCACCTGGGCCGGATCCGGGACCTGTCGGTCGCCGACGGCAAGCGGATCATCGAGGGGCTGCGCAGGCTGCCCGCCCAGATCAGCGAGATCCTGGCGAACGAGGACGAGATCAAAAAGATGGCCGCGGAGTACGCGGACGCCAAGTCGATGATGTTCATCGGCCGGGTGCGCGGCTACCCCGTCGCCCGTGAGGCCTCGCTGAAGCTCAAGGAGGTCTCGTACATCCACGCCGAGGCGTACCCCGCCTCCGAGTTGAAGCACGGTCCGCTGGCGCTGATCGAGCCCGCGATGCCGACGGTCGCGATCGTGCCGGACGACGATCTGCTGGAGAAGAACCGCGCCGCGATGGAGGAGATCAAGGCCCGCAGCGGCCGCATCCTCGCCGTCGCCCACCAGGTGCAGGAGAAGGCCGACCACACCATCGTCGTGCCGAAGAACGAGAACGAGCTGGACCCGATCCTGATGGGCATCCCGCTGCAACTCTTCGCGTACCACACGGCCCTGGCCATGGGCCGCGACATCGACAAGCCCCGCAACCTGGCGAAGTCCGTCACCGTCGAGTAG
- a CDS encoding universal stress protein has product MAGHEIPEPADRKQVADPLSGPQAAEETRHSCDPAFRHGVVVGFDGSTSSERALAYAIGMARRSGSGLIIVHVANRLPTTVWAGCEPPVFVDVPDHRTEVLGLELACADYLTEIPWVLVERGGDICHELEEVGREYSADAIVVGSTHGIVGRIFGSVAGRLARRAQRPVVVIP; this is encoded by the coding sequence ATGGCCGGTCACGAAATCCCCGAACCCGCCGACCGCAAGCAGGTAGCCGACCCCTTGTCGGGCCCGCAGGCGGCCGAAGAAACACGTCATTCCTGCGATCCCGCCTTCCGGCATGGGGTCGTCGTCGGCTTCGACGGCTCGACCTCCAGTGAGCGTGCCCTCGCATATGCCATCGGCATGGCCCGAAGATCGGGTTCGGGCCTGATCATCGTCCACGTCGCCAATCGGCTGCCGACCACCGTCTGGGCCGGCTGCGAGCCGCCCGTCTTCGTCGATGTGCCCGATCACCGCACCGAGGTGCTCGGCCTGGAGCTCGCTTGCGCGGACTACCTCACCGAGATTCCCTGGGTGCTCGTCGAGCGCGGCGGGGACATCTGCCACGAGTTGGAGGAGGTCGGCCGGGAGTACTCGGCCGACGCCATCGTCGTCGGCTCCACGCACGGCATCGTCGGTCGGATCTTCGGCTCGGTGGCGGGGCGTCTCGCGCGCCGCGCGCAGCGCCCGGTCGTCGTCATCCCCTGA
- a CDS encoding LacI family DNA-binding transcriptional regulator, which translates to MTAARVRSGGRPTLEEVAARAGVGRGTASRVINGSPRVSAHTREAVEAAVAELGYVPNRAARALAGNRTDAIALVVPEPETRFFAEPYFSDIVRGVGAALADTDMQLLLTLVGSDRERRRLAQYLTAHRVDGVLLVSVHADDPLPDLLEQLGMPAVMSGRRSAAEPLASVDSDNFEGARAAVDHLISRGRRSIATITGRLDVYGARRRLDGYRKAVSAAGLGPDEQLIAPADFSEEGGAQAMRDLLARRPDVDAVFAASDVMAAGARQVLREAGRRVPDDVALIGFDDSAVARHMDPPLTSVRQPIEEMGRTMARVLLQEIAGENQERPQIVLPTELIVRDSS; encoded by the coding sequence ATGACGGCAGCGCGAGTACGGAGCGGGGGGCGGCCCACGCTCGAAGAGGTCGCGGCACGGGCGGGGGTGGGGCGGGGCACGGCCTCGCGGGTCATCAACGGATCCCCGCGGGTCAGCGCGCACACCCGCGAGGCGGTGGAAGCGGCCGTCGCCGAGCTGGGGTACGTGCCCAATCGCGCGGCCCGCGCGCTCGCCGGCAACCGTACCGACGCCATAGCCCTGGTCGTGCCCGAGCCGGAGACCCGCTTCTTCGCCGAGCCGTACTTCTCCGATATCGTCCGCGGTGTCGGCGCGGCGCTCGCCGACACCGACATGCAATTGCTGCTGACCCTCGTCGGCAGTGACCGCGAGCGCCGGCGGCTGGCGCAGTATCTGACCGCGCACCGCGTCGACGGCGTGCTGCTGGTCTCCGTCCACGCCGACGATCCGCTGCCCGACCTGCTGGAGCAGCTCGGCATGCCGGCCGTGATGAGCGGCCGCAGGTCCGCCGCCGAACCGCTCGCCTCGGTCGACTCCGACAACTTCGAGGGCGCCCGCGCCGCCGTCGACCACCTGATCTCCCGGGGCCGCCGCTCCATCGCGACGATCACCGGGCGCCTCGATGTCTACGGGGCGCGACGCCGCCTCGACGGCTACCGCAAGGCGGTCTCCGCGGCCGGCCTGGGACCGGACGAGCAACTGATCGCCCCCGCCGACTTCTCCGAGGAGGGCGGTGCGCAGGCCATGCGCGATCTGCTCGCACGCCGCCCCGATGTCGACGCGGTCTTCGCCGCCTCCGACGTCATGGCCGCGGGTGCCCGCCAGGTGCTCCGTGAGGCGGGCCGGCGCGTCCCGGACGATGTCGCCCTGATCGGCTTCGACGACTCGGCAGTGGCCCGGCACATGGACCCGCCGCTCACCAGCGTGCGCCAGCCGATCGAGGAGATGGGCCGCACGATGGCCCGCGTACTGCTGCAGGAGATCGCGGGCGAGAACCAGGAGCGCCCGCAGATCGTGCTCCCCACGGAACTGATCGTCCGCGACTCCTCGTGA
- a CDS encoding RNA-guided endonuclease InsQ/TnpB family protein, translating to MKLVVRVKLLPTPLQASVLEATLTACNEAATWAAQVAFDKGVRKNLPLRRLTYQEIKSRWGLGAQAAQHVIKRTCDAYTTLAANVRNGRYGRPGSKRHTRVSGKPVVFRPRAAQPYDDRMLSWQHGRRTVSIWTTGGRMKNVAFTGQAEQLEVLARYRQGESDLLFEGGQWYLIATCEIPEAEPNGHPVSFIGVDLGIVNIAATSGGARYSGRRINRRRAKDRTLRGKLQKKGTKSAKRRAKKYAGREARRNKDINHKIAKRIVVEAARTGRGIALETLTGIRERARLRKPQRTTLHSWPFAQLGVFIGYKAQRAGVPVVYVDPAYTSQECSQCHHVERGNRPSQAVFACRSCGFVEHADHNSSHNIAHRGWYVWVCGVESTAPALTLTA from the coding sequence ATGAAGCTGGTGGTGCGGGTCAAGCTGCTGCCGACGCCGTTGCAGGCGTCGGTGCTTGAGGCGACCCTGACCGCCTGCAACGAGGCCGCTACCTGGGCCGCGCAGGTGGCCTTTGACAAGGGCGTGCGCAAGAACCTGCCGCTGCGCAGGCTGACGTACCAGGAGATCAAGTCCAGGTGGGGGCTTGGGGCGCAGGCCGCGCAGCATGTGATCAAGAGGACCTGCGACGCCTACACCACTCTGGCGGCGAACGTCCGGAATGGCCGTTACGGCAGGCCCGGTTCGAAGCGTCATACCCGGGTTTCGGGTAAGCCGGTCGTCTTCCGGCCCCGGGCGGCGCAGCCGTATGACGACCGGATGCTGTCCTGGCAGCACGGGCGGCGCACGGTGTCGATCTGGACCACCGGCGGGCGGATGAAGAACGTCGCCTTCACCGGACAGGCAGAACAGCTGGAGGTCCTGGCCCGGTACCGGCAGGGTGAGTCGGACCTGCTGTTTGAGGGCGGTCAGTGGTATCTGATCGCGACCTGCGAGATCCCCGAGGCCGAGCCGAACGGGCACCCGGTCTCCTTTATCGGTGTGGATCTCGGGATCGTGAACATCGCCGCCACCAGTGGCGGCGCCAGGTACTCCGGGCGCCGGATCAACCGCAGGCGGGCCAAGGACCGGACGCTGCGGGGCAAGCTGCAGAAGAAGGGCACCAAGTCCGCGAAGCGGCGGGCGAAGAAGTACGCCGGCCGCGAGGCCCGTCGTAACAAGGACATCAACCACAAAATTGCGAAGCGGATCGTGGTGGAGGCTGCACGCACCGGTCGCGGGATCGCCCTGGAGACTCTCACGGGCATTCGCGAGCGGGCCCGGCTGAGGAAGCCCCAACGCACCACGCTCCACTCCTGGCCGTTCGCCCAGCTCGGCGTCTTCATCGGCTACAAGGCCCAGCGGGCCGGGGTGCCGGTGGTGTATGTCGATCCGGCCTACACGAGCCAGGAATGCTCGCAGTGTCATCACGTCGAACGTGGCAACCGGCCTTCCCAGGCCGTTTTCGCCTGCCGGTCCTGCGGCTTCGTTGAGCATGCGGACCACAACTCGTCCCACAACATCGCCCACAGAGGGTGGTACGTGTGGGTCTGCGGGGTCGAGTCAACGGCCCCTGCTCTCACGCTGACCGCGTGA
- a CDS encoding SDR family NAD(P)-dependent oxidoreductase — MAGATGRVALVTGASSGIGAATARLLAARGMRVVVNYLRSGPAAEDVVAGIEAAGGQAMAVQADVREAAAVESMIEQVQAAWGGIDVLVHNALTPYAVKPFQDMTWEELGGKLDDEMRAAFAVSKAVLPAMTEQGWGRIIYLGTGLSRRPREGMIALGTAKAALTQFARYLAQELGPLGITVNVVEPGPVDDTRMAADVFDEEHKQRQVAATPLGRLAHPGDVAQAVAFYASEDNAFMTGTTAAVNGGMSMY, encoded by the coding sequence GTGGCTGGGGCAACCGGCAGGGTGGCATTGGTGACAGGGGCCAGCAGCGGAATCGGTGCAGCCACCGCGCGTCTTTTGGCCGCGCGAGGTATGCGCGTGGTGGTCAACTACCTCCGCAGCGGCCCGGCAGCCGAGGACGTGGTGGCCGGCATCGAGGCCGCAGGCGGCCAGGCCATGGCCGTGCAGGCCGACGTGCGTGAGGCAGCGGCGGTCGAGAGCATGATCGAGCAGGTCCAGGCGGCATGGGGCGGCATCGACGTGCTCGTGCACAACGCGCTCACCCCGTATGCGGTCAAGCCGTTCCAGGACATGACGTGGGAAGAACTGGGTGGCAAGCTCGACGACGAGATGCGTGCGGCGTTCGCGGTCAGCAAAGCCGTCCTGCCCGCCATGACCGAGCAGGGCTGGGGACGCATCATCTATCTCGGCACCGGCCTCAGCCGCCGGCCCCGGGAGGGCATGATCGCACTGGGCACGGCCAAGGCCGCACTGACCCAGTTCGCCCGCTACCTCGCCCAGGAACTGGGCCCGCTGGGCATCACGGTCAACGTCGTCGAGCCCGGCCCGGTGGACGACACCCGCATGGCGGCGGATGTGTTCGACGAGGAGCACAAGCAGCGGCAGGTGGCCGCCACCCCCCTGGGCCGCCTGGCACACCCGGGCGACGTCGCTCAAGCGGTCGCCTTCTACGCCAGCGAGGACAACGCCTTCATGACCGGCACCACGGCCGCGGTCAACGGCGGGATGTCCATGTACTGA
- the orn gene encoding oligoribonuclease gives MNDRMVWIDCEMTGLSLTEDALIEVAALVTDSELNVLGEGVDIVIRPPDAALETMPEVVRQMHTASGLLDELAEGTTLADAEAQVLAYVREHVKEPGRAPLCGNSVSTDRGFLARDMSALETYLHYRIVDVSSIKELARRWYPKAYFNSPAKNGNHRALADIRDSITELRYYREAVFVPQPGPDSEQARTIAARVAPPAP, from the coding sequence ATGAACGACCGCATGGTATGGATCGACTGCGAGATGACCGGGCTCTCGTTGACGGAAGACGCACTCATCGAGGTGGCCGCGCTGGTCACCGACTCGGAGTTGAACGTGCTCGGCGAAGGGGTGGACATCGTGATCCGCCCGCCGGACGCGGCCCTGGAGACGATGCCCGAGGTGGTGCGCCAGATGCACACCGCCTCGGGCCTCCTCGACGAGCTGGCCGAGGGCACCACCCTGGCCGACGCCGAGGCCCAGGTGCTGGCCTACGTCCGCGAACACGTGAAGGAGCCCGGCAGGGCCCCGCTCTGCGGAAACTCGGTCTCCACCGACCGCGGCTTCCTGGCGCGCGACATGTCGGCCCTGGAGACGTACCTCCACTACCGGATCGTCGACGTGTCCTCGATCAAGGAGCTGGCGCGCCGCTGGTACCCGAAGGCGTACTTCAACAGTCCGGCCAAGAACGGCAACCACCGGGCGCTCGCGGACATCCGTGACTCGATCACGGAGCTGCGCTACTACCGCGAGGCAGTCTTCGTGCCGCAGCCCGGGCCCGACTCGGAGCAGGCCAGGACGATCGCGGCACGGGTCGCGCCGCCCGCGCCGTAG
- a CDS encoding acetate uptake transporter — protein MDNDVSAGNISTATLGHLALGLTLLAFGIGHTGVVDGVTAADAVSLALYVGGIALFVAGLLEFRAGSGFTGTAFAGLGAFWFTWGTGAGAHVSSHAAGLFLLLWALFALSLTLGATDGGLLGRGTYGLLFLALLLLGVGQFAGSESLAKAGGWFAAASGLAAWYGATAALANWPTALPGRAAGRGATATG, from the coding sequence GTGGACAATGACGTCTCTGCGGGAAACATCAGCACCGCGACCCTCGGCCATCTCGCCCTGGGACTCACCCTGTTGGCGTTCGGTATCGGTCACACCGGGGTCGTGGACGGCGTGACGGCGGCCGACGCCGTCTCGCTCGCGCTCTATGTCGGCGGTATCGCCCTGTTCGTCGCCGGACTCCTGGAGTTCCGCGCGGGCAGCGGCTTCACCGGCACGGCCTTCGCCGGGCTCGGCGCCTTCTGGTTCACCTGGGGCACCGGCGCCGGCGCTCACGTCTCCAGCCATGCGGCAGGGCTGTTCCTGCTGCTCTGGGCCCTGTTCGCGCTCAGCCTGACCCTCGGCGCGACCGATGGCGGTCTGCTCGGCCGGGGGACGTACGGACTGCTGTTCCTGGCGCTCCTGCTCCTGGGCGTCGGGCAGTTCGCGGGCAGCGAGAGCCTGGCGAAGGCGGGCGGCTGGTTCGCCGCCGCGTCCGGGCTCGCCGCCTGGTACGGGGCCACGGCGGCCCTGGCCAACTGGCCCACGGCACTGCCGGGCCGCGCTGCCGGCCGGGGCGCGACAGCCACCGGCTAG
- a CDS encoding helix-turn-helix domain-containing protein, with translation MSQDSAAATEAVRKLSGRRRREVVAVLLFSGGPIFESSIPLSVFGIDRQDAGVPRYRLLVCGGEEGPLRTTGGLELTAPYGLEAISRAGTVVVPAWRSITSPPPAEALDALRRAHEEGARIVGLCTGAFVLAAAGLLDGRPATTHWMYAPTLAKRYPSVHVDPRELFVDDGDVLTSAGTAAGIDLCLHIVRTDHGTEAAGALARRLVVPPRRSGGQERYLDRSLPEEIGSDPLAEVVAWALEHLHEQFDVETLAARAYMSRRTFDRRFRSLTGSAPLQWLITQRVLQAQRLLETSEYSVDEVAGRCGFRSPVALRGHFRRQLGSSPAAYRAAYRARRPQGGGTEVLAPAIEPLVPAQGASAGRRATPAAAQPGPHAVTPATAGAGQPEHGKPGPDAYTAGRPTLPGQRSAP, from the coding sequence ATGAGCCAGGACTCCGCCGCCGCAACGGAGGCTGTACGGAAGCTCAGTGGACGACGACGACGAGAAGTCGTCGCCGTGCTGCTGTTCAGCGGCGGCCCCATCTTCGAGAGCTCGATCCCGCTCTCCGTGTTCGGAATCGACCGCCAGGACGCGGGAGTTCCGCGCTACCGACTCCTCGTCTGCGGCGGGGAAGAGGGACCGCTGCGGACCACCGGGGGACTCGAACTCACCGCGCCCTACGGGCTGGAGGCGATCAGCAGGGCCGGCACCGTCGTGGTGCCCGCCTGGCGTTCGATCACCTCCCCGCCGCCCGCGGAGGCACTGGACGCGCTGCGCCGCGCCCATGAAGAGGGGGCCCGCATCGTCGGGCTGTGCACCGGGGCGTTCGTACTCGCCGCTGCCGGTCTGCTGGACGGCCGCCCGGCGACCACGCACTGGATGTACGCACCGACGCTGGCCAAGCGCTATCCGTCGGTCCACGTCGATCCGCGCGAGCTCTTCGTCGACGACGGCGATGTGCTCACCTCGGCCGGAACAGCAGCCGGGATCGATCTCTGCCTGCACATAGTCCGCACGGACCACGGCACGGAGGCCGCCGGGGCACTGGCCCGCCGGCTCGTCGTGCCGCCGCGGCGCAGTGGCGGTCAGGAGCGCTACCTCGACAGGTCTTTACCTGAAGAGATCGGCTCCGACCCGCTCGCCGAGGTCGTGGCCTGGGCACTGGAGCATCTCCACGAGCAGTTCGACGTGGAGACGCTGGCGGCGCGCGCCTACATGAGCAGGCGGACCTTCGACCGCAGGTTCCGCTCGCTCACCGGCAGCGCACCGCTCCAGTGGCTGATCACCCAGCGCGTGCTGCAGGCGCAGCGGCTGCTGGAGACGTCCGAGTACTCGGTCGACGAGGTCGCGGGCCGCTGCGGCTTCCGCTCGCCGGTCGCGCTGCGCGGGCACTTCCGGCGGCAGCTGGGCTCCTCCCCCGCCGCGTACCGGGCCGCCTACCGGGCCCGTCGCCCGCAGGGCGGTGGCACGGAGGTCCTCGCGCCGGCGATCGAGCCGCTCGTGCCCGCCCAGGGCGCCTCGGCGGGCCGGCGGGCCACGCCCGCGGCCGCCCAGCCGGGTCCGCACGCCGTCACGCCGGCGACGGCCGGGGCGGGGCAGCCGGAGCACGGGAAACCGGGCCCCGACGCATACACCGCCGGGCGCCCGACCCTGCCGGGTCAACGGAGTGCCCCGTAG
- a CDS encoding ABC transporter substrate-binding protein: MYTIDLAYVGRGLHEELVAYIADQQGYYADEGVHVALRDGCSWNEERLRRGATIGLGRALLSRLAHGVPWVALHVNTSRPLFWFLARPGLTSLADLAGRRLAVHAPHTAPGCFARIVLRRAGLDPDRDIHTIVRPPGDYGMDLRRLHDGSIDAALVGSTMAPEALAAEHGWQVPAWVGDHFRIPTVGVAVDPTHIRPDDPAIQAVVRAHRRALRVIHNEPDTTVRHMQTFLGRHTTDEVRAHYETFIAPYFTTAGQADLAVGATAITSVAAELGVPATVTAAEFYRTATTTPQEPGDAGATVV; encoded by the coding sequence ATGTACACGATCGATCTCGCCTACGTCGGACGGGGCCTGCACGAGGAACTGGTCGCCTACATCGCCGACCAGCAGGGCTACTACGCCGACGAGGGCGTCCATGTAGCGCTGCGCGACGGCTGCTCCTGGAACGAGGAGCGGCTGCGCCGCGGCGCCACCATCGGGCTCGGCCGGGCACTGCTTTCCCGGCTGGCCCATGGCGTCCCCTGGGTCGCACTCCACGTCAACACCAGCCGCCCGCTGTTCTGGTTCCTCGCCCGCCCCGGCCTGACCTCCCTGGCCGACCTGGCCGGCCGCCGGCTGGCGGTACACGCCCCCCACACCGCACCCGGGTGCTTCGCCCGGATCGTACTGCGCCGGGCCGGCCTCGACCCGGACCGCGACATCCACACCATCGTCCGCCCACCCGGCGACTACGGCATGGACCTGCGCCGGCTGCACGACGGCAGCATCGACGCCGCCCTGGTCGGCAGCACCATGGCACCGGAGGCGTTGGCCGCCGAGCACGGCTGGCAGGTGCCGGCCTGGGTCGGCGACCACTTCCGGATCCCCACCGTGGGTGTGGCCGTCGACCCCACCCACATCCGCCCGGACGACCCCGCGATCCAGGCCGTCGTACGAGCCCACCGGCGTGCCCTGCGGGTGATCCACAACGAACCCGACACCACGGTGCGGCACATGCAGACGTTCCTCGGCCGACACACCACAGACGAAGTCCGAGCCCACTACGAGACGTTCATCGCACCGTATTTCACCACCGCCGGCCAAGCCGACCTCGCCGTCGGCGCCACCGCGATCACCTCGGTCGCCGCCGAACTCGGCGTCCCCGCCACCGTCACCGCAGCCGAGTTCTACCGCACCGCGACCACCACACCCCAGGAGCCCGGCGACGCCGGCGCCACCGTCGTCTAG
- a CDS encoding SDR family oxidoreductase, with protein sequence MKFAVIGGTGLIGSRVVENLNAAGHRAVPHSLSTGVDIITGQGLEAAVAGADVVINLTNSPTFDDASPAFFQTSMDNLLAASEKAGVGHFVILSIVGADQVPALDYYRAKVLQEDILKAGPIPYSIVRATQFMEFMDATLSMTTDGDTVRLPRTPIQPIAAADVSGVVAEVAAGSPLNGVVNIAGPDVYPLDEIGRLTLTAKSDGRSVVTDDAAGMFAAVHGDALTARNDARIAPTHYTDWLSSTTRD encoded by the coding sequence ATGAAGTTCGCAGTCATCGGCGGAACCGGGCTGATCGGGTCACGGGTCGTGGAGAACCTGAACGCGGCCGGACACCGGGCCGTGCCGCACTCCCTGTCCACAGGCGTGGACATCATCACCGGCCAGGGGCTGGAGGCGGCCGTGGCGGGCGCCGACGTCGTCATCAACCTGACGAATTCCCCGACCTTCGACGACGCCTCGCCCGCCTTCTTCCAGACCTCGATGGACAACCTTCTCGCCGCGAGCGAGAAGGCCGGGGTCGGGCACTTCGTCATCCTCTCGATCGTCGGCGCGGACCAAGTGCCCGCACTGGACTACTACCGGGCGAAGGTGCTTCAGGAAGACATCCTCAAGGCCGGGCCGATCCCCTATTCCATTGTCCGCGCCACGCAGTTCATGGAGTTCATGGACGCGACCCTGTCCATGACCACCGACGGCGACACCGTCCGCCTGCCACGCACGCCCATCCAGCCGATCGCCGCCGCGGATGTCTCCGGCGTCGTCGCCGAAGTCGCCGCAGGCAGCCCTCTGAACGGCGTCGTCAACATCGCAGGTCCCGATGTCTACCCCCTCGACGAAATCGGCCGACTCACCCTGACCGCCAAGAGCGACGGGCGCTCTGTCGTCACCGATGACGCCGCCGGCATGTTCGCCGCCGTCCACGGCGACGCCCTCACCGCCCGAAACGATGCCCGCATCGCCCCCACCCACTACACCGACTGGCTTTCGTCAACGACCCGGGACTGA